One Rhinopithecus roxellana isolate Shanxi Qingling chromosome 7, ASM756505v1, whole genome shotgun sequence DNA segment encodes these proteins:
- the CENPVL3 gene encoding centromere protein V-like protein 3 codes for MGVAGWARARESAGAMGRVRNRATAQRRRRKRPGDPPAACAAIAVMGASRAQCPRVQVGVGSHAAAKRWLGRLRRKRRWRRVREAGPRNPLPSTSLPDPPAPAESPEELDLGAQRERWETFRKLWGLSCEGAAKVLLDTFEYPGLVHHTGGCHCGAVRFAVWAPADLRVVDCSCRLCRKKQHRHFLVPASRFTLLQGADSIVTYRSNTHPALHSFCSRCGVQSFHAAVSDPRVYGVAPHCLDEGTVRSVVIEEVGGGDPGEEAAKEPKAIHKTSSQSAPAYPRKQEQ; via the coding sequence ATGGGGGTAGCGGGCTGGGCACGCGCTCGGGAGTCTGCGGGCGCCATGGGCAGAGTGAGGAACCGCGCCACTGCTCAGCGGCGGAGGCGAAAGCGGCCCGGGGATCCTCCCGCCGCCTGCGCGGCCATCGCGGTCATGGGCGCCAGCCGCGCGCAGTGCCCCCGGGTCCAAGTCGGGGTCGGTAGCCACGCGGCGGCCAAGAGGTGGCTGGGAAGGTTGCGGCGGAAGCGCCGGTGGCGGCGGGTCCGGGAGGCGGGCCCCAGAAACCCGCTGCCCTCCACCTCTCTCCCGGACCCGCCGGCGCCCGCCGAGTCCCCTGAGGAGCTGGACCTCGGCGCACAGCGGGAGCGCTGGGAGACGTTCAGGAAGCTGTGGGGCCTCAGCTGCGAGGGCGCCGCCAAGGTCCTGCTGGACACCTTCGAGTACCCGGGCCTCGTGCATCACACCGGGGGCTGCCACTGCGGCGCGGTCCGCTTTGCGGTCTGGGCCCCGGCAGATCTGCGCGTGGTGGATTGCagctgcaggctgtgcaggaagaaGCAGCACCGCCACTTCCTCGTCCCGGCCTCGCGCTTCACGCTGCTCCAGGGCGCGGACAGCATCGTCACCTATCGGTCCAACACGCACCCGGCGCTGCACAGCTTCTGCAGCAGGTGCGGGGTGCAGAGTTTCCACGCAGCTGTCTCCGACCCCCGCGTGTACGGCGTCGCCCCGCACTGCCTGGACGAGGGCACCGTGCGCAGCGTGGTCATCGAGGAGGTCGGCGGTGGCGACCCGGGAGAGGAGGCCGCCAAGGAGCCCAAGGCCATTCACAAGACGTCCTCCCAGTCAGCCCCTGCCTATCCCCGCAAACAGGAGCAGTGA